One window of Inquilinus sp. Marseille-Q2685 genomic DNA carries:
- a CDS encoding response regulator, with product MESREPPPRVLIVEDDTWIAAMLESIVQSAGLEVVGPVSTLREAVRIASSERLDAALLDIGLGRAEVYAAADVLEERNIPFAFVTGRSEAEIELLHRGRPVWTKPLLQQQIAQGLKDLVERR from the coding sequence ATGGAGAGCCGTGAGCCCCCGCCCCGGGTCCTGATCGTCGAAGACGACACCTGGATCGCGGCGATGCTCGAGAGCATCGTGCAGTCCGCCGGGCTCGAGGTGGTCGGCCCCGTCAGCACGCTGCGCGAGGCGGTTCGGATCGCCAGCTCGGAGCGGCTGGACGCAGCGCTCCTGGATATCGGCCTCGGCCGCGCGGAGGTCTATGCCGCCGCCGACGTGCTGGAAGAGCGCAACATCCCCTTCGCCTTCGTCACCGGCCGGTCGGAGGCGGAGATCGAGCTGCTGCATCGCGGCCGCCCGGTGTGGACCAAGCCGCTCCTGCAGCAGCAGATCGCGCAGGGGCTGAAGGACCTGGTCGAGCGGCGGTAA
- a CDS encoding SulP family inorganic anion transporter — translation MARLLPSSLARDLPASIVVFLVALPLCMGIAVASGVPAEKGLVTGIIGGIVVGLLAGSPLQVSGPAAGLAVIVFQLVQDFGLAMLGPILVLAGLLQLGAGVLRLGKWFRAISPAVVHGMLAGIGVLIVAAQLQVLFGRAPLPDGLQNLAAIPAALAGLVPLQWSSGTAAVLAGGATILAMVLWERLRPRSLRLVPGALVGVVAGTALAVVLALPVQRVDVPDAILASVSVPTMADLSRLGESGILVAALVIAVIASAETLLSAAAVDRMHDGVRTNYDRELSAQGVGNLLCGLAGALPMTGVIVRSSANVQAGAATRLSTILHGAWILAAVALLPWLLREVPMASLAGVLVVTGWRLVSLKHVRELLHRHGLLPAAIWAATVVMVVATDLLTGVLVGLALSFLEVLPHLRRMPLKIRRRDLPSGEAELRLEGAATFLQLPALLRALEALPPRATVRLDAGGLAQIDHTSMETIADWAERRAAAGARVELHRPPALPHGQRLAAALRA, via the coding sequence ATGGCGCGCCTCCTCCCGTCCTCGCTGGCCCGCGACCTGCCGGCCTCGATCGTCGTCTTCCTGGTGGCCCTGCCGCTGTGCATGGGCATCGCCGTCGCCTCCGGCGTGCCGGCGGAGAAGGGGCTGGTGACCGGCATCATCGGTGGCATCGTCGTCGGCCTCCTGGCCGGATCGCCGCTGCAGGTCAGCGGCCCGGCCGCCGGTCTCGCCGTGATCGTGTTCCAGCTGGTGCAGGATTTCGGCCTCGCCATGCTCGGCCCGATCCTGGTGCTGGCCGGGCTGCTGCAGCTCGGCGCCGGGGTGCTGCGCCTGGGCAAGTGGTTCCGCGCCATCTCGCCCGCCGTGGTGCACGGCATGCTGGCCGGCATCGGCGTGCTGATCGTGGCGGCGCAGCTGCAGGTGCTGTTCGGCCGCGCGCCGCTGCCGGACGGGCTGCAGAACCTGGCGGCGATCCCGGCGGCCCTGGCCGGCCTCGTGCCGCTGCAATGGTCCTCCGGCACCGCGGCGGTGCTGGCCGGCGGCGCCACCATCCTGGCGATGGTGCTGTGGGAGAGGCTGCGGCCGCGGTCGCTCCGCCTCGTCCCCGGCGCCCTGGTCGGCGTCGTCGCGGGCACGGCCCTGGCCGTGGTGCTGGCGCTGCCGGTCCAGCGGGTGGATGTGCCCGACGCGATCCTCGCCAGCGTCTCGGTCCCGACCATGGCCGACCTGTCGCGGCTGGGCGAAAGCGGCATCCTGGTCGCGGCGCTGGTGATCGCCGTGATCGCCAGCGCCGAGACGCTGCTGTCGGCCGCGGCGGTCGACCGGATGCATGACGGCGTGCGCACCAACTACGACCGCGAGCTGTCGGCCCAGGGCGTGGGCAACCTGCTCTGCGGCCTGGCCGGCGCCCTGCCGATGACCGGGGTGATCGTGCGCAGCTCGGCCAATGTCCAGGCCGGGGCCGCCACCCGGCTGTCGACGATCCTGCACGGCGCCTGGATCCTCGCCGCCGTCGCCCTGCTGCCCTGGCTGCTGCGCGAGGTGCCGATGGCGTCGCTGGCCGGCGTGCTGGTGGTCACCGGCTGGCGGCTGGTCAGCCTGAAGCATGTGCGCGAGCTACTGCACCGGCACGGCCTGCTGCCGGCGGCGATCTGGGCCGCGACCGTGGTCATGGTGGTGGCGACCGACCTGCTGACCGGTGTCCTGGTCGGGCTGGCGCTGTCGTTCCTCGAGGTGCTGCCGCATCTGCGCCGTATGCCGCTGAAGATCCGGCGCCGAGATCTGCCCTCGGGCGAGGCCGAGCTGCGGCTGGAGGGGGCGGCCACCTTCCTGCAGCTGCCGGCCCTGCTGCGGGCGCTGGAGGCGCTGCCGCCGCGCGCGACCGTGCGGCTGGATGCCGGCGGGCTGGCCCAGATCGACCACACCAGCATGGAGACGATCGCCGACTGGGCCGAGCGCAGGGCCGCCGCCGGGGCGCGCGTCGAGTTGCACCGGCCGCCCGCCCTGCCGCACGGGCAGCGCCTGGCGGCGGCGCTCAGGGCCTGA
- a CDS encoding carbonic anhydrase, translating into MDDLFTGMARFRAEIFPQQQPLYQKLATDGQQPQALVISCADSRVVPELITQSGPGQIFCCRNAGNIVPPFSQANGGVSSAIEYAVVALGVRDIVVCGHSDCGAMKGLLNPEALRDMPNVAAWLRHSHAAHRVVCEAYPPGRDERETLRALAMENVVAQLNHLRTHPSVAAKVARGQLRLHGWFFELESGEILAYDGAAGRFGRIDDAGGLPVALPPMPRLAAE; encoded by the coding sequence ATGGATGACCTGTTCACCGGAATGGCGCGGTTCCGCGCCGAGATCTTCCCGCAGCAGCAGCCGCTGTACCAGAAGCTCGCGACCGACGGCCAGCAGCCCCAGGCGCTGGTGATCTCCTGCGCCGATTCCCGGGTGGTGCCGGAGCTGATCACCCAAAGCGGCCCGGGCCAGATCTTCTGCTGCCGCAACGCCGGCAACATCGTGCCGCCCTTCTCTCAGGCCAATGGCGGCGTGTCCTCGGCGATCGAATACGCGGTCGTGGCGCTCGGCGTCCGCGACATCGTGGTCTGCGGCCATTCCGACTGCGGCGCGATGAAGGGGCTGCTGAATCCCGAGGCGCTGCGGGACATGCCGAACGTGGCCGCCTGGCTGCGCCACAGCCATGCCGCCCACCGGGTGGTGTGCGAGGCCTATCCGCCGGGCCGCGACGAGCGCGAGACGCTGCGCGCGCTGGCGATGGAGAACGTGGTGGCGCAGCTGAACCACCTGCGCACCCACCCCTCGGTCGCGGCCAAGGTCGCCCGCGGCCAGCTGCGGCTGCACGGCTGGTTCTTCGAGCTCGAATCCGGCGAGATCCTGGCCTATGACGGCGCCGCCGGCCGTTTCGGCCGGATCGACGACGCCGGCGGCCTGCCGGTGGCGCTGCCGCCGATGCCGCGGCTGGCGGCGGAGTAG
- a CDS encoding ATP-binding protein, whose translation MIRRVVWPRGLLGRLTLLVLAAVLLQFVGASVLQELAERTKSGNVHADHLAERLAIGERALSSVPPGQRPQLAAALSTADLALSWSPHSAGAEGGVASPWLRDLEARLQKRDSGLAGRGLTLDRGVGEGEPHRVRGELRLADGSVLGFDVTRLQHGLPDILRSLLSTALLASCLLIAAPLLVRALGAPLRQLVRAADAIGRGRPVPVAVEGPMEVRRLARALNAMQDRLARLIADQTQALAAVSHDLRTPIGRLRLRTDLMEDRPLQAEMQADLDEMEQMVGSVLAYLKGDTDPEPPRAVDLVALLTTLVDDAADAGQDAAYRGPDRAVLQARPLALKRAFANLIDNAVTYGGSARVVLRCSETEITVAIADDGPGIPEPDLIRVLEPFQRIEGSRSRATGGVGLGLAIALQAVEREGGRLSLVNRPGGGLTAEVTLPRR comes from the coding sequence GTGATCCGCCGCGTCGTCTGGCCGCGCGGCCTGCTCGGCCGCCTGACCCTGCTCGTCCTCGCCGCCGTGCTGCTGCAGTTCGTTGGCGCCTCGGTGCTGCAGGAGCTGGCCGAGCGCACCAAGTCGGGCAATGTCCATGCCGACCATCTGGCCGAGCGGCTGGCCATCGGCGAGCGGGCGCTGTCCAGCGTGCCGCCCGGGCAGCGGCCGCAACTGGCCGCGGCGCTGTCCACCGCCGATCTCGCCCTGAGCTGGTCGCCCCATTCGGCCGGCGCCGAGGGCGGCGTCGCGTCGCCCTGGCTGCGCGACCTGGAGGCACGGCTGCAGAAGCGCGATTCCGGCCTGGCCGGGCGCGGCCTCACCCTGGATCGGGGCGTCGGGGAGGGGGAGCCGCACCGCGTCCGGGGCGAGCTGCGCCTCGCCGACGGCTCCGTCCTCGGCTTCGACGTGACCCGGCTGCAGCACGGCCTGCCCGACATCCTGCGCAGCCTGCTGTCCACCGCGCTGCTGGCCAGCTGCCTGCTGATCGCGGCGCCGCTGCTGGTCCGCGCGCTCGGCGCGCCCTTGCGCCAGCTGGTCCGGGCGGCGGATGCGATCGGACGCGGCCGTCCCGTCCCGGTCGCGGTCGAGGGACCGATGGAGGTGCGACGGCTGGCGCGGGCGCTCAACGCCATGCAGGACCGGCTGGCCCGGCTGATCGCCGACCAGACCCAGGCCCTGGCCGCCGTGTCGCACGACCTGCGCACGCCGATCGGCCGGCTGCGCCTGCGCACCGACCTGATGGAGGACCGGCCGCTGCAGGCCGAGATGCAGGCCGATCTCGACGAAATGGAGCAGATGGTCGGCTCGGTGCTGGCCTATCTCAAGGGCGACACCGATCCGGAGCCGCCGCGCGCGGTCGACCTCGTGGCGCTGCTGACCACGCTGGTCGATGACGCGGCCGATGCCGGGCAGGACGCCGCCTATCGGGGGCCGGACCGGGCCGTGCTGCAGGCCCGGCCGCTGGCGCTGAAGCGCGCCTTCGCCAACCTGATCGACAATGCGGTGACCTATGGCGGCTCGGCGCGGGTCGTGCTGCGTTGCAGCGAGACCGAGATCACGGTCGCCATCGCCGATGACGGGCCGGGCATCCCGGAACCGGATCTGATCCGCGTCCTGGAGCCGTTCCAGCGCATCGAAGGATCGCGCAGCCGCGCCACCGGCGGCGTCGGGCTCGGCCTGGCCATTGCCTTGCAGGCGGTGGAGCGCGAAGGCGGACGACTGTCCCTGGTCAACCGGCCCGGCGGCGGCCTGACTGCGGAGGTGACGCTGCCAAGGCGCTGA
- a CDS encoding response regulator transcription factor has protein sequence MNELLRSAPLRSDHVLVVEDDPGTRSLIVRILRENGLRATGVGDGREMWDSIEAAPVDLLILDVMLPGADGLDLCRAFRARSPVPIIMVSARGEEMDRVLGLEVGADDYISKPFGRRELLARVRAALRRGAALEPFPGRSHREMLRFAGWALDRRRRRLTDPGGAEVELSGAEHDLLVSFLEHPQRVIGRERLLELSRSRLGSPSDRSIDVLVSRLRRKLGSSGPDGALIRTIRGIGYMFTADVEHR, from the coding sequence ATGAACGAGCTCCTGCGTTCCGCCCCCCTGCGCTCGGATCACGTGCTGGTAGTCGAAGACGATCCTGGCACCCGCTCCCTGATCGTGCGCATCCTGCGCGAGAACGGGCTGCGCGCCACCGGCGTCGGCGACGGCCGCGAGATGTGGGATTCGATCGAGGCGGCGCCGGTCGACCTGCTGATCCTCGACGTCATGCTGCCGGGCGCCGACGGGCTCGACCTCTGCCGCGCCTTCCGGGCCCGCAGCCCGGTGCCGATCATCATGGTCAGCGCCCGCGGCGAGGAGATGGACCGCGTGCTCGGGCTCGAGGTCGGGGCCGACGACTACATCAGCAAGCCCTTCGGCCGGCGCGAGCTGCTGGCGCGGGTGCGCGCGGCGTTGCGCCGGGGCGCGGCGCTGGAGCCGTTCCCCGGCCGCTCCCATCGGGAGATGCTGCGCTTCGCCGGCTGGGCGCTCGACCGGCGCCGGCGGCGGCTGACCGATCCCGGTGGGGCGGAGGTCGAGCTGTCGGGGGCGGAGCACGACCTGCTGGTCAGCTTCCTGGAGCATCCCCAGCGCGTGATCGGGCGCGAGCGGCTCCTGGAGCTGTCGCGCTCGCGCCTCGGCAGCCCGTCCGACCGCAGCATCGACGTGCTGGTCAGCCGGCTGCGGCGCAAGCTCGGGTCCAGCGGCCCGGACGGCGCCCTGATCCGCACCATCCGCGGCATCGGCTACATGTTCACGGCGGATGTGGAGCACCGGTGA
- a CDS encoding LysR family transcriptional regulator produces MPPPDPFTGLSAFLAVAEAGGFTGAAARLGVSPAAVSQAVKALEARLGTLLFVRTTRRVGLTEAGAALLARVGPATAEIAAAVEAAGAMGTEPTGLLRLTVPRMAVPLVVEPVVAALRRSHPRVAVEIAVDDATVDLTARGYDAGIRIGEYVERDMVAVRLTRDIAWSVVGSPAYLDARGRPQRPEDLTRHEAIRYRFPASGAIYRWEFERDGRALTVDPPGSLIVNDGGLLFAFARAGLGLSYVPDIAVAAELVSGQLEPVLQPFLPRTPGLFLYFPRRAQDQPKLRAFIDVARAVLQPGR; encoded by the coding sequence ATGCCCCCACCCGATCCCTTCACCGGATTGTCCGCTTTCCTCGCCGTCGCCGAGGCCGGCGGATTCACCGGGGCGGCGGCGCGGCTGGGCGTGTCGCCGGCGGCGGTCAGCCAGGCGGTGAAGGCGCTGGAGGCCCGGCTGGGGACGCTGCTGTTCGTCCGCACCACGCGCCGGGTCGGGCTGACCGAGGCCGGCGCCGCGCTGCTGGCGCGGGTCGGGCCGGCGACGGCGGAGATCGCCGCCGCGGTCGAGGCGGCCGGGGCGATGGGGACGGAGCCGACGGGCCTGCTGCGCCTGACCGTGCCGCGCATGGCCGTGCCGCTGGTGGTCGAGCCGGTGGTGGCGGCGCTGCGGCGCAGCCATCCGCGGGTCGCGGTCGAGATCGCGGTCGACGACGCCACGGTCGACCTGACCGCCCGCGGCTACGATGCAGGCATCCGCATCGGCGAATATGTCGAGCGCGACATGGTGGCGGTGCGGCTGACCCGCGACATCGCCTGGTCCGTGGTCGGCAGCCCGGCCTATCTCGACGCCCGCGGCCGGCCGCAGCGGCCGGAGGACCTGACCCGGCACGAGGCGATCCGCTACCGCTTCCCCGCCTCCGGCGCGATCTATCGCTGGGAGTTCGAGCGCGACGGCCGCGCCCTGACGGTCGACCCGCCCGGCAGCCTGATCGTCAACGACGGCGGGCTGCTGTTCGCCTTCGCCCGGGCGGGGCTTGGCCTCTCCTACGTGCCCGACATCGCGGTGGCGGCGGAGCTCGTCTCCGGCCAGCTCGAGCCGGTTCTGCAGCCTTTCCTGCCGCGGACGCCCGGCCTGTTCCTGTACTTCCCGCGGCGGGCCCAGGACCAGCCCAAGCTGCGCGCCTTCATCGACGTGGCCCGCGCCGTGCTGCAGCCCGGGCGCTGA
- a CDS encoding SDR family NAD(P)-dependent oxidoreductase — translation MEETALPRRTVLAGAIAAGGAALPTTAPAAEATGVLAGKVAIVTGGTSGIGAVTAAALARAGAKVAFNGRREALGRDVEARIRWDGGDAAYTRADVRDAAQMERFVAETVARWGRLDIAFNNAGIDLPPAPIADTDIAGFDDQVATNLRGIFVSMKYELPHLARARGAMINMASIGGRHAFPNIVAYGATKAAVIHMTRAAAQEYGRDVRINALAPGAIETPMLERVRRDWKVTTEQLVAPYPMRRAGTPEEVAAVVVFLASDAASYVSGHVIGIDGGDLA, via the coding sequence ATGGAAGAGACAGCACTGCCGCGCCGCACCGTCCTGGCCGGCGCGATCGCGGCCGGCGGGGCGGCGCTTCCGACCACGGCCCCCGCCGCCGAGGCCACGGGCGTGCTGGCCGGCAAGGTGGCGATCGTCACCGGCGGCACCTCCGGGATCGGCGCTGTCACCGCGGCCGCGCTGGCCCGGGCCGGCGCCAAGGTCGCCTTCAACGGCCGGCGCGAGGCGCTGGGCCGCGACGTCGAGGCGCGGATCCGCTGGGACGGCGGCGACGCCGCCTATACCCGCGCCGATGTCCGCGACGCGGCGCAGATGGAGCGCTTCGTCGCCGAGACGGTGGCGCGCTGGGGCCGGCTGGACATCGCCTTCAACAATGCCGGGATCGACCTGCCGCCGGCGCCGATCGCCGACACCGACATCGCCGGCTTCGACGACCAGGTGGCGACCAACCTGCGCGGCATCTTCGTCTCGATGAAATACGAGCTGCCGCATCTGGCGCGGGCCCGGGGCGCCATGATCAACATGGCGTCGATCGGCGGCCGCCACGCCTTCCCGAACATCGTCGCCTATGGTGCCACCAAGGCCGCGGTGATCCACATGACCCGCGCCGCGGCCCAGGAATACGGCCGCGACGTGCGGATCAACGCCCTCGCGCCCGGTGCGATCGAGACGCCGATGCTGGAGCGGGTGCGGCGCGACTGGAAGGTGACGACCGAGCAGCTGGTCGCGCCCTACCCGATGCGCCGCGCCGGCACGCCGGAGGAGGTCGCGGCCGTCGTGGTGTTCCTCGCCAGCGACGCCGCCTCCTATGTCAGCGGCCACGTCATCGGCATCGACGGCGGGGATCTGGCGTGA
- a CDS encoding ABC transporter ATP-binding protein: MTTPQAQPILELQELSKSFPVGGTFFGRERLQVRAVDRVSFAVRQGEVLGLVGESGSGKSTLGRTLLRLMRPTGGRVLFEGTDITTLGRRQLKPIRPRLQFVFQDPAASLNPRMTVGRIVAMPLRVQKAAPPTAERAARVAAALETVGLSAGHAERFPHEFSGGQRQRIGIARALVTEPRLLVADEPVSALDVSVQAQIINLLMEVKRRLDLTIVFISHDLAVVGQICDRVAVMYLGRIVEIAPARALFETPRHPYTEALLSAAPIPDPTLRRPRILLKGELPSPLSPPSGCTFRTRCRYALPACAEAAPPLQAVGEGHLSACIRPELALASPLASA, from the coding sequence ATGACGACGCCGCAGGCCCAGCCCATCCTCGAGCTGCAGGAGCTCAGCAAGTCCTTCCCGGTCGGCGGCACGTTCTTCGGGCGCGAGCGGCTGCAGGTGCGCGCGGTCGACCGCGTCTCCTTCGCCGTGCGCCAGGGCGAGGTGCTGGGGCTGGTCGGCGAATCCGGCTCGGGCAAGAGTACGCTGGGCCGCACGCTCTTACGGCTGATGCGGCCGACCGGCGGGCGCGTGCTGTTCGAGGGCACCGATATCACGACACTCGGCCGCCGGCAGCTGAAGCCGATCCGTCCGCGGCTGCAGTTCGTGTTCCAGGACCCGGCGGCGTCGCTGAACCCCCGCATGACCGTCGGCCGCATCGTCGCCATGCCGCTCCGGGTGCAGAAGGCGGCGCCCCCGACGGCGGAGCGGGCCGCGAGGGTGGCGGCGGCGCTGGAGACGGTCGGCCTGTCCGCCGGTCATGCGGAGCGGTTCCCGCACGAGTTCTCCGGCGGCCAGCGCCAGCGCATCGGCATCGCCCGCGCCCTGGTGACCGAGCCGCGGTTGCTGGTGGCGGACGAGCCGGTCTCCGCCCTCGACGTCTCGGTCCAGGCCCAGATCATCAACCTGCTGATGGAGGTGAAGCGGCGGCTGGACCTGACCATCGTCTTCATCAGCCACGATCTGGCGGTGGTGGGCCAGATCTGCGACCGGGTGGCGGTGATGTATCTCGGCCGGATCGTCGAGATCGCGCCGGCCCGGGCGCTGTTCGAGACGCCGCGCCACCCCTACACCGAGGCGCTGCTGTCGGCGGCGCCGATCCCGGACCCGACGCTGCGCCGCCCGCGGATCCTGCTGAAGGGCGAGCTGCCGAGCCCGCTGTCGCCGCCCTCCGGCTGCACCTTCCGCACCCGCTGCCGCTACGCCCTGCCAGCCTGCGCCGAGGCCGCCCCGCCGCTGCAGGCGGTCGGGGAGGGGCATCTCAGCGCCTGCATCCGGCCCGAGCTGGCTTTGGCATCGCCGCTGGCGTCGGCCTGA
- a CDS encoding ABC transporter ATP-binding protein, with amino-acid sequence MTDAPILEVRDLAVTFRGEGGAVTVVNDVSFSVRRGETLALVGESGSGKSVTSLAVLRLLPPAPRCAITGSVRFTGRDGQARDLLQLPPEAMRAVRGDEISMIFQEPMTSLNPVHRIGDQIAEAVTFHRGLGRRQALARAEELLELVGIPEPRRRLAAYPHHLSGGMRQRVMIAMALACDPSLLIADEPTTALDVTVQAGIIDLLKSLQAKTGMAIIFVTHNLGVVAEIADSVMVMYAGRIVERGDAVGLLQRPRMPYTQGLLRSVPRIDRLDFGGGVLPAIPGSVPDPGRLPPGCSFHPRCGHARPGACDAEVPALEEADGRVVRCLRWREIEAGA; translated from the coding sequence ATGACGGACGCGCCGATCCTCGAGGTCCGGGACCTGGCGGTCACCTTCCGCGGCGAAGGCGGGGCGGTGACGGTGGTCAATGACGTCTCCTTCTCCGTCCGCCGCGGCGAGACGCTGGCGCTGGTCGGCGAATCCGGCTCGGGCAAGAGCGTCACCAGCCTGGCGGTGCTGCGCCTGCTGCCCCCGGCGCCGCGCTGCGCCATCACCGGATCGGTCCGCTTCACCGGGCGCGATGGCCAGGCCCGCGACCTGCTGCAGCTGCCTCCCGAGGCGATGCGGGCGGTGCGCGGCGACGAGATCTCGATGATCTTCCAGGAGCCGATGACCTCGCTGAACCCGGTGCACCGGATCGGCGACCAGATCGCCGAGGCGGTGACCTTCCATCGCGGCCTCGGCCGCAGGCAGGCGCTGGCCCGGGCCGAGGAGCTGCTGGAGCTGGTCGGCATCCCGGAGCCGCGGCGGCGCCTGGCGGCCTATCCGCACCACCTGTCGGGCGGCATGCGCCAGCGCGTGATGATCGCCATGGCCCTGGCCTGCGACCCCAGCCTGCTGATCGCGGACGAGCCGACCACGGCGCTGGACGTCACGGTCCAGGCCGGGATCATCGACCTGCTGAAGTCGCTGCAGGCCAAGACCGGCATGGCGATCATCTTCGTCACCCACAATCTCGGCGTGGTGGCCGAGATCGCGGACAGCGTCATGGTCATGTATGCCGGGCGGATCGTCGAGCGCGGCGATGCCGTCGGGCTGCTGCAGCGGCCGCGCATGCCCTACACCCAGGGGCTGCTGCGCTCGGTGCCGCGGATCGACCGGCTGGACTTCGGCGGCGGCGTGCTGCCGGCCATTCCGGGCAGCGTGCCGGACCCCGGCCGGCTGCCGCCCGGCTGCTCCTTCCACCCGCGCTGCGGCCACGCCCGGCCCGGCGCCTGCGACGCCGAGGTGCCGGCGCTGGAGGAGGCAGACGGCCGGGTGGTGCGCTGCCTGCGCTGGCGCGAGATCGAGGCGGGGGCGTGA
- a CDS encoding ABC transporter permease, with protein sequence MTLAAAVPTVEPARRAGNRGWRRFRRHRLAMVGVACILLLVLACVAGPWLLPFDDLRIDMRARFAPPLTGWHLFGTDPLGRDLCARLLMAGRISLSVAFAAMVISTLVGSAVGVVAGYYGRAVGAVLMRLVDAMLCFPAVFLLLTLAALLKPDPVTITLIIAATSWMEVARVVESQIRTLRERDFTLAAEMMGASDARIMVDELLRNAVGPIVVAATLTVARAILMEAYISFLGYGIQPPTASWGNMLNNAQQYLTSAPWLALVPGIAITLAVTSFNFIGDGLRDALDARLES encoded by the coding sequence ATGACCCTGGCCGCCGCCGTCCCGACCGTCGAACCCGCCCGCCGCGCCGGCAACCGCGGCTGGCGCCGCTTCCGCCGGCACCGGCTGGCGATGGTCGGCGTCGCCTGCATCCTGCTGCTGGTGCTGGCCTGCGTCGCCGGGCCCTGGCTGCTGCCCTTCGACGACCTGCGCATCGACATGCGCGCCCGCTTCGCGCCGCCCTTGACCGGGTGGCACCTGTTCGGCACCGACCCGCTGGGCCGAGACCTCTGCGCCCGGCTCCTGATGGCCGGCCGCATCTCGCTCTCTGTCGCCTTCGCCGCAATGGTGATCAGCACGCTCGTCGGCTCCGCCGTCGGGGTGGTGGCCGGCTATTACGGCCGGGCGGTCGGCGCCGTGCTGATGCGCCTGGTCGACGCCATGCTGTGCTTCCCCGCCGTGTTCCTGCTGCTGACGCTGGCGGCGCTGCTGAAGCCGGACCCGGTGACCATCACCCTGATCATCGCCGCGACCAGCTGGATGGAGGTGGCGCGCGTGGTCGAAAGCCAGATCCGCACCCTGCGCGAGCGCGACTTCACCCTGGCGGCGGAGATGATGGGCGCGTCCGACGCGCGCATCATGGTCGACGAGCTGCTGCGCAACGCGGTCGGCCCGATCGTCGTCGCCGCCACCCTGACCGTCGCCCGCGCCATCCTGATGGAGGCCTATATCAGCTTCCTCGGCTACGGCATCCAGCCGCCGACCGCGAGCTGGGGCAACATGCTGAACAACGCCCAGCAATACCTGACCTCGGCGCCCTGGCTGGCCCTGGTGCCGGGCATCGCGATCACGCTGGCGGTGACCAGCTTCAACTTCATCGGCGACGGGCTGCGCGACGCGCTCGACGCCCGGCTGGAGTCGTGA
- a CDS encoding ABC transporter permease, whose translation MAQFLFGRALQSLLLLWLVSMIGFAVLHLTPGGPLSQFALVPGMTQERLAQIAHEMGLDRPLPLQYWEWASRLLTGDWGRSYRDQSPVLDVIGSHLFATVELMATAILIAVLLGVWIGVMGAVRRYSFADMLATVGAMVALSIPTFWFGLVVIYVFSVRLQWLPAGNMYTVGDGSLLDFLHHLIAPALVLALVEVAIWSRYMRASMIDVINQDYIRTARAKGLPEKRVLIRHALRNALLPMITLAGLELPTLLGGALVTETVFTWPGMGRLFLDSLGYRDYPVVMGILMVSALLVLLGNLLADILCAVADPRIRLD comes from the coding sequence ATGGCGCAATTCCTGTTCGGCCGCGCGCTGCAGAGCCTGCTGCTGCTCTGGCTCGTGTCGATGATCGGCTTCGCCGTGCTGCACCTGACCCCGGGCGGCCCGCTGTCGCAATTCGCCCTGGTCCCGGGCATGACGCAGGAGCGGCTGGCCCAGATCGCCCATGAGATGGGCCTCGACCGCCCGCTGCCGCTGCAATACTGGGAATGGGCCAGCCGGCTCCTGACCGGCGACTGGGGGCGGTCCTACCGCGACCAGTCGCCGGTGCTGGACGTGATCGGCTCGCACCTCTTCGCCACGGTCGAGCTGATGGCGACGGCGATCCTGATCGCGGTGCTGCTCGGCGTCTGGATCGGCGTCATGGGGGCGGTCCGGCGCTATTCCTTCGCCGACATGCTGGCGACGGTCGGCGCCATGGTCGCGCTGTCGATCCCGACCTTCTGGTTCGGCCTGGTGGTGATCTACGTCTTCTCGGTGCGGCTGCAATGGCTGCCGGCCGGCAACATGTACACGGTCGGCGACGGGTCGCTGCTCGACTTCCTGCACCATCTGATCGCGCCGGCCCTGGTGCTGGCGCTGGTCGAGGTGGCGATCTGGAGCCGCTATATGCGCGCCTCGATGATCGACGTGATCAACCAGGACTACATCCGCACCGCCCGGGCCAAGGGCCTGCCGGAGAAGCGGGTGCTGATCCGCCACGCGCTGCGCAACGCGCTCCTGCCGATGATCACCCTGGCAGGACTGGAGCTGCCGACGCTCCTGGGCGGCGCGCTGGTGACCGAGACGGTGTTCACCTGGCCCGGCATGGGCCGGCTGTTCCTCGATTCCCTGGGCTATCGCGACTATCCGGTGGTGATGGGGATCCTGATGGTCTCGGCCCTGCTGGTGCTGCTGGGCAACCTTTTGGCCGACATCCTCTGCGCGGTCGCCGACCCGCGCATCCGGCTGGATTGA